A window from Pseudomonadota bacterium encodes these proteins:
- a CDS encoding DegT/DnrJ/EryC1/StrS aminotransferase family protein, translated as MSSIPASEGGTSVRNTFLVFGRPDIREAEIGEVLDSIRSGWVGTGPKTAQFQENFRKYVTANYAQAVNSCTAALHLSVIAGDIQAADEVITTPMTFCATSNVICHAGAIPIFADIDLETLNISPDAIEACITPKTRAILPVHFAGRPCNMNAIREIARKHNLIIIDDCAHAIEAYYGQEKIGSMADFSCFSFYVTKNMTTVEGGLVTTNNEEAISRIRRLSLHGLTKDAWKRFSDDGYKHYEVIEPGFKYNMTDIQAAFGLHQLQRIEENLKIRQKIWKIYDQEFASLPIIPQSPTDSPGRHARHLYTLILDINNLHVSRDAVIDALTKENIGVGVHYISIHRQPYYQDRFGIPDSRLPNATFISDRTLSLPLSSGMTKQDTYDVVTAVKKILNYYKR; from the coding sequence ATGTCCAGCATACCCGCAAGTGAAGGTGGAACATCGGTCAGGAATACTTTTCTGGTATTTGGCCGACCGGACATTCGTGAGGCTGAGATTGGCGAGGTTCTCGACTCCATCCGCTCAGGCTGGGTAGGAACAGGACCTAAAACGGCGCAATTCCAGGAAAATTTTAGAAAGTATGTAACCGCCAATTACGCGCAGGCGGTAAATTCCTGTACGGCTGCCCTCCATCTCTCTGTAATTGCCGGAGATATTCAAGCCGCGGATGAGGTAATCACGACGCCCATGACTTTTTGCGCCACCAGTAATGTTATTTGTCATGCCGGCGCAATACCAATTTTCGCCGATATTGACTTGGAGACCCTCAATATCTCACCTGATGCCATTGAGGCTTGCATCACTCCAAAAACCCGGGCTATTCTGCCGGTACATTTTGCCGGACGACCCTGTAATATGAATGCTATTCGTGAAATTGCCAGGAAACACAACCTTATTATTATTGATGATTGTGCCCACGCAATCGAAGCCTATTACGGACAGGAAAAAATAGGCTCAATGGCAGATTTTTCCTGTTTCAGCTTTTATGTCACCAAAAACATGACAACGGTGGAAGGCGGGTTGGTAACCACCAATAACGAAGAGGCCATCAGCAGAATCAGGCGGTTGAGCCTTCACGGTTTAACAAAAGATGCGTGGAAACGATTTTCCGACGATGGATACAAACACTATGAAGTAATAGAGCCAGGTTTTAAATATAATATGACTGACATTCAGGCGGCGTTCGGCCTGCATCAACTGCAGCGTATTGAAGAGAATCTCAAAATACGTCAGAAAATATGGAAAATCTATGACCAGGAATTTGCCTCACTACCAATCATACCACAATCTCCCACGGATTCGCCGGGACGTCACGCCCGACATCTTTACACTTTGATTCTGGATATAAACAACTTGCACGTCAGCAGAGATGCGGTGATTGATGCACTGACCAAAGAAAACATAGGTGTCGGCGTGCATTATATCTCGATACATAGACAACCATATTATCAGGATAGATTTGGAATTCCCGATAGCAGACTCCCAAACGCAACCTTCATTTCCGACCGAACGCTTTCTCTACCGCTATCCTCGGGAATGACCAAACAAGATACGTATGATGTAGTCACCGCGGTAAAAAAAATACTGAATTATTATAAACGATGA